Proteins encoded by one window of Elaeis guineensis isolate ETL-2024a chromosome 12, EG11, whole genome shotgun sequence:
- the LOC140852909 gene encoding uncharacterized protein, with protein MRRRGRYAGVQFQFSQTEAGTSSSAQQPEASSAAQHSEPCPSSSAQHDPPVHQPDDEIHVQDGSGRVRPRRGPTVVRDVWQMREGERIVVECNQLGQPIKKAACLLTSFLGTVARRPQLCPLGYAKWNDMLPTYKVELLRVIESKFVLPPSTHDFVMKSLNRKWKEYKAQLKKDYMRQGMTEEEVARNCPPDVPPHQWMELVHYWFSERAQTYSAIGRAARAAQSVPHTSGSKSYARLRQEFEDEHGREPGQVEFYRMTHTHQDGTFVRDESRDLYERATSLIAERDDESAASTQQSRIEAEVFTELMGPERYGRVRGYGVGVTPTQLSEVSRYTQHAATDAQDSRVRRLEAEIQEIRQSRAAEMEEMRQSRAEMQAMRGQIDRLTSLLEMYGSSQAPGISGTHRDSGTSRGDNDDHPPAD; from the exons atgcgtcgcaggggacgatatgctggtgtgcagttccagttttcacagacagaggccggtacgtcttcttcagcacagcagcctgaggccagttcagctgcacagcattctgagccctgtccttcatcatcagcacagcacgatcctcctgttcatcagccagatgatgagatacacgtgcagg acggatccgggagagtacgccccagacgcggacccacagtagtacgagatgtgtggcagatgcgtgagggcgagaggattgttgtggagtgcaatcagctaggtcagccaattaagaaagctgcctgcttattgacttcatttttggggactgttgctcggaggcctcagctatgtccgttgggctatgcaaaatggaatgacatgcttccaacgtacaaagttgagctcctccgagttatagag agcaagtttgttctccctccatccactcatgattttgtaatgaagtctctcaaccgcaaatggaaagaatataaagcacaattgaagaaggactatatgagacagggtatgacagaggaggaggttgctaggaattgtcctcctgatgtaccccctcatcagtggatggagttggttcattactggttctccgagagggcacag acttattctgctattggtagagctgcacgagcagctcagtctgttcctcatacatcggggtcgaagagttatgcacgactccgacaggagttt gaggatgagcatgggagggaacccggacaagtggagttttaccggatgactcatactcatcaggatggtacttttgttcgagatgagtcgagagatttatat gagagggctacatctctcattgcggagcgtgacgacgagtccgcagcatctacgcagcagagccgtatcgaggccgaggtattcacagagttgatgggaccagagcgctacggccgagtgagaggttatggagtaggagtcacccccactcagttatctgaggttagtagatatacgcagcatgctgcaacagatgctcaggattcacgcgttcgcagactcgaggcggagatacaggagattagacagagtcgtgccgctgagatggaggagatgcgacagagccgtgccgagatgcaggccatgaggggacagattgatcgccttacatctttattagagatgtatggttcatctcag gctcctggcatatcaggcacccatcgagatagcggcacgtcacgtggagacaacgacgaccatccgcctgcagattga